The Raphanus sativus cultivar WK10039 chromosome 2, ASM80110v3, whole genome shotgun sequence genome includes a region encoding these proteins:
- the LOC108834567 gene encoding meiosis-specific protein ASY2-like: protein MTPYCFYPGNIFEEQRRLDPTRARPSIVEGQDWRNVLPTRSTFESVTRLLKRSKATGVTFIIPSKDQRLWSPPKGYQCVYESYFENDTKLWFPIPRLVTAYTMRRGVALSQFLNGAWRLAVALMVIGAEAGAALSVRAFEELVSVKINRGLLSLKIRPNYNVVTGYPTKTNDWQRSYFYVKSDRSAFEEPLKTGYRVLWNNEFVPHSNTAEYEEDFLESARIVASQRQDLWENFSYRRIRRDPKLPSFVLAEVWRSDTVPIITKKSKRINLFNKAEQTEINRARVMRELPDLSLVVGKQLGFVEPDQNSNANSPDLEEPNATESDEAQLMRKTGNKRKEREGASPEETSTGGEELQALEPSGGSRDDALPNPSLVGGQAGDHQETSSKAKKKSKKNKKKNTGGSSGQEGAPNSEKETVEAPTATVSLPKAAVRKDAGGSSRSAPKAQEKEAVPKDLQGFCPDKVDFIFKRDTPLVCNERDCARFVRQVRGSREHLPLVKDLVYQDDYTVAAGSSVKSLGYWNEVVRKYDKELKRTYDVIGRQRRNTKEATVALEVMLRKKDEAVIREEAMRDELSQKEAAMNKELKRARELVKALEKEKTKLANEKKILEEEKADAALEHSREMDRLRESRRYEVTHERIRVMAAMHGKAAARFQRIRDRESRRDNFEDARCMLGQARGMRRCLEGMKAAGKNISQGDIDIYAGQEKHYDAEVKRLIVDDLLEKDLSLSPLVLESRFVVQEILGKVDKYGSNMDLLDSEAAKALRTPLREPGDQSEEPSKSLLETVQSPAHPDAVLPDREAVPKDSSVVAEETTMSTPDEPISNTPIKTVDISDSPSFEEADSGASEGHLEEANSDASEERPEEDPPVSG, encoded by the exons ATGACTCCCTATTGTTTCTACCCGGGAAATATTTTTGAGGAGCAGCGCAGGCTCGACCCGACACGAGCTCGTCCCTCTATAGTTGAAGGGCAGGATTGGAGGAACGTTTTACCGACGCGATCCACATTTGAGTCGGTGACAAGGCTGCTGAAGAGAAGCAAGGCGACTGGGGTTACGTTCATAATCCCGTCGAAGGACCAACGACTGTGGTCTCCCCCGAAGGGATATCAATGCGTATACGAGTCGTACTTCGAGAATGACACGAAGTTGTGGTTTCCGATACCTCGACTCGTCACCGCCTATACAATGCGCCGAGGAGTTGCTCTGAGCCAGTTCTTAAATGGCGCTTGGCGCCTAGCAGTTGCACTGATGGTGATTGGGGCAGAGGCCGGTGCCGCTCTCAGTGTCCGAGCATTCGAGGAGCTGGTTTCGGTGAAGATCAATCGGGGCCTGTTGTCGCTAAAGATACGTCCCAACTACAATGTGGTAACGGGCTATCCGACCAAGACGAACGACTGGCAGCGATCGTACTTTTACGTTAAGTCCGATCGCTCGGCTTTCGAGGAGCCGCTGAAGACCGGTTATCGTGTTCTTTGGAACAATGAATTTG TTCCTCACTCGAATACCGCGGAGTACGAGGAAGATTTTTTGGAGAGTGCTCGGATCGTTGCGTCTCAGAGGCAAGATCTTTGGGAGAACTTCTCGTACAGGAGGATTCGCAG GGATCCTAAGTTGCCTTCTTTCGTCCTTGCAGAGGTTTGGCGTTCGGATACTGTTCCGATTATCACCAAGAAATCGAAAAGAATCAACCTGTTCAACAAAGCCGAGCAGACGGAGATCAATCGGGCCAGAGTTATGAGGGAATTGCCGGATTTAAGCTTGGTGGTTGGGAAGCAACTTGGGTTTGTGGAGCCGGACCAAAACTCCAACGCGAACTCGCCTGATCTCGAGGAGCCTAATGCGACTGAGTCAGATGAGGCTCAGCTCATGAGGAAAACGGGGAACAAGAGAAAAGAGAGGGAAGGCGCTTCTCCCGAGGAGACTTCCACTGGTGGGG AGGAGCTCCAAGCCTTGGAGCCTAGTGGCGGTTCTCGAGACGACGCTCTCCCGAATCCATCTCTCGTTGGTGGTCAAGCGGGTGATCATCAAGAGACTTCTTCTAAAGCGAAGAAGAAGTcgaaaaagaacaagaagaagaataccGGCGGGTCCTCGGGGCAGGAGGGGGCACCCAATTCGGAGAAGGAAACCGTGGAAGCTCCGACTGCTACCGTTTCTCTCCCAAAGGCAGCGGTTCGCAAAGATGCCGGGGGATCGAGCAGGTCCGCTCCGAAGGCTCAGGAGAAGGAGGCTGTGCCGAAGGACCTTCAGGGGTTTTGTCCGGACAAAGTCGACTTCATCTTTAAGCGGGATACTCCTCTCGTTTGTAACGAGAGAGACTGCGCTCGCTTTGTCCGCCAAGTCCGGGGGAGCAGAGAGCATCTCCCACTCGTCAAGGACCTTGTCTACCAAGACGATTACACCGTTGCCGCCGGTTCCTCGGTTAAG AGCCTAGGGTATTGGAATGAGGTCGTCCGCAAGTACGATAAGGAACTGAAGAGGACCTATGACGTGATCGGTAGGCAGCGGCGCAACACTAAAGAAGCGACGGTCGCCTTAGAAGTCATGCTTCGCAAGAAGGACGAAGCGGTTATCCGGGAAGAGGCCATGAGGGACGAGCTTTCCCAGAAAGAGGCGGCTATGAACAAGGAGCTGAAGCGAGCCCGGGAATTGGTTAAGGCGCTTGAGAAAGAGAAAACCAAGCTGGCAAACGAGAAGAAGATCCTCGAGGAAGAGAAGGCTGATGCCGCCTTGGAGCATTCCAGAGAGATGGATCGTCTCCGAGAGTCGCGCCGCTATGAGGTTACTCACGAGCGGATCCGAGTAATGGCGGCGATGCACGGAAAGGCTGCCGCTCGATTCCAGAGGATTCGGGACCGGGAGTCCCGTCGCGACAACTTCGAGGATGCGAGATGTATGCTCGGCCAGGCTCGGGGGATGAGACGCTGCCTTGAAGGGATGAAAGCAGCAGGTAAAAACATCTCTCAGGGAGATATTGATATCTACGCCGGGCAAGAGAAGCATTATGACGCGGAGGTGAAGCGTTTGATCGTAGATGATCTTCTTGAGAAGGACCTCTCTTTGTCTCCTCTCGTGCTCGAGTCGAGGTTCGTCGTCCAGGAGATATTGGGTAAAGTCGACAAGTACGGGTCGAACATGGACTTGCTCGACTCTGAGGCTGCCAAGGCTCTTCGCACTCCTCTCAGGGAACCAGGAGATCAATCTGAAGAACCATCGAAGAGCCTTCTCGAAACCGTCCAGTCGCCAGCTCATCCTGATGCCGTTCTCCCGGATCGAGAAGCCGTCCCGAAGGATTCTTCTGTGGTTGCTGAAGAGACAACCATGTCAACTCCCGATGAACCGATCTCCAACACACCGATCAAGACGGTTGATATCTCCGACTCGCCGTCATTCGAGGAGGCAGACTCTGGCGCGAGTGAAGGACATCTCGAGGAGGCAAACTCTGATGCGAGTGAAGAGCGTCCTGAGGAGGACCCTCCCGTCTCGGGATGA